The Tenrec ecaudatus isolate mTenEca1 chromosome 4, mTenEca1.hap1, whole genome shotgun sequence region GAGTTACTTGTACCTACGATGCCCAGACCAGCAAACAACTACGTAattccttaattttttttaatttcagccTTTCTCGGTGTCTGTTTTATCAACTCCAGAATAATGAGTTGATATGTGCATTTCACAGGGGTGAGGAAGCAATCACAGACATTCATAGATATACAAATGTTTAAAAGTATGAATAGGTGTTATGAAGAGTAGCTTTATTACTATGGATTTTTAAAGCAATCTCCATGTTATTACAACAAGGAAAATGCCTGTGTCGTAAGAGGAGGGCTTTATTCACATGTATTTATCGATTCACCAGAGTGTCATGGGTTTGGTTATCGACACAATGACTCTGAATTAGAAAAGTCCTACCTACTATTGAGGATAGATATTAAGGAAGCCAAGCCAAGTGGGAGTTTATAAGGTAATGAACCAGGAAAATTGGGTGTCAAGTCTGAAACTACCATTAACTAGTTTTAAATGCCTGGTCTCAGTTTCTCATTTACATTATTCTAATGTTGCCTGTTCTATATGGTTCTTGGAAGGATTCCATAAAGTATATGTGAAAGGTCATGATTCAGTACAGATGTCTTTGAAGGAAATTCATATGATCCTGTGCTTCCATTAAAAAATTGCCAAGGACCGCTCAGACCTGAGGCACTTTAACAAGGATGAACTTGGAACATGGTCAGCATCAGCATGTAGAATTATTATATGACTTAAATTGTGTCATATATCAGTTTTAAAATtgatgaaatggaaaaaaatatcatgactcaaggtaaactATGATATACGTATCTTGAGCAATTAATTGGTGAAATAATGGtgaagaataagaaaaaaaaccattCAATTGACATGATGCTTGAAATCATTCCTAGAAGCAGCAGGACTTAAGTGGCAATTTTTTTCTCTACATGTCTCTATACATCTGACATAAAATGGCATGGGTGCCTTGTAGCAGGTAAATACTATTTACTATTTTCTGACTCATCGATGAGGCACAGAAGACAATGAGAACAGCAGGCATTGTTAAATGAATGGGGcgttgtttgggtttgggttttgttttcaacgGAGCAAAGAAGATAAATGAATGGCAGAATAAGTTTTTAATCTTATTTAGTGAGACCCCAATTTTTCTCACTCAATTCTTgtggaaaaaagaaataaaatatattcttgaAAGATGCGAAGGAAATTGATAAAAGATTTAAAGACATCAATGTAATAAAATTCATGTGAGGAAACATCATTTTCTTCCAGAACAAGAAGCCAATGCATGCTATTTAAACTTGATGATTTTAATAGAAACAATAATAAGAGATAACCTCTTTCTGTGTGCCATGAGTTACTCTACATTTTTGACAATTACTAACTTATTTAATATTCAAAATGGCACTATAACATAGGGGTAATTTTCATACTCTGGATAAGGAAATTAAAGTACAAAAGGCTAGATAACTTGCCCAAGGCTACAAATCTAGAAGAAAAAGGAGGCCACAAGcttgaatatatttttaatcactgTGTTataattaaacaaaataaaaatttaatataaTAAATGAAAGATGTTTACCTATAAACGAGGATGCTCAATGCTCAAGTGCAAAAAGACTTTCAATTTTTGTTTCATGCAATTTTAATATGTTCATTTTACCATATGCcttgataattatatattaataaaaatgtatcaatTTGTAATCTGAGTAAATAATCAACATCAAGAGCATATTCATCAGCTGCTACATACTACAAGTCTTTCTTAAAAAGAGGTTAGAATTGTCAACTGTGGAAGATACCACATCAAGGCTAATGTGTGGATGGCACGGCAACAGAGAATGTGATTCATAAAGAAAATTAACAGATAGGCCTGGTCAATGatggatcctcacaaattttaatgaCTATGGCCCTTCTACTCGTGTTGCTGCAACCCCCTACTGAAGGACTCTTATTCTGACAGATCTGAGTAGGAGACGGTGGGAAAGCCACTGATAGGACTAAGTGGTGAGCGATTGTTAATAGAATTCACTGTGAGAGTAAAAACGTGAAACTATCATGTGGAAGTTTGTCAGTGTGCCATCTGCTTAATTTAAaaggaaccatctcagaagcaggagggtaGTGAGGTGGGATGGTGCATCATTCCTCacaagaaagaaggttctgttaTGTGGACCCTCAGACAATGCTGTACTGAAACTCCTAGATCCGGGAGACAGATGTGACACCAGAGGAACAACAAATGAGTGCCTCTGAGTGGCAGCAGTACAATTAAGAGATGGTGCAGTGGATTTCCCAGCCCACAGGGCAAGTATAATTGAGTGACTTTGAGTAGGAAGATTGCTTGTGGTGTGGGATCCACCGACAGTCCGTTGAGGGACCTGAGTTTGCTCACCTACAGAGCTAGAGCCAGTTGTCTTTGGACTGAGGCTTATGGTGGAGTAGCATTTCCTCTGAACATTTGTTGACAGCCTACAGGAGTTCTGTAAAATGACCAACGTCAGGCAGGGCCCAAGTCAAGGGGCTAAGCAACAAGGAAGGGCCAGCTTGCAGGCATGAAGAGGAGAGGCTGTTCTGACTCAACagctgtattctgagcaaattatTCATTGCTAACTACCATAATAAATCCAAACCCAATAATCTTGATCATTGTCTCTGAGTTTTACAGGGACCTTGCAATGAGTTGCCAAACACACCTGAGAAGTAGAAAAAGCTGTGGAAGGGTGGTTGTTATTTAGaaatggttattaaaaaaaagagtgagaCATTGAATGCATGTCTGACACCATCATCAGAAGAATCAGCCTTAGGAAGCTGATGCTCATGATGATGACTTTGATACTTCCCCCTTACGAAGTCAGACAAGGTCACGGGCAACATCTGCATCACATATTTTACCCTGAATGACTTACATGGTAAAGGAGACTCTATTACTCCCTGGGGTTTAGAATAGATGCTTTCAGGATCACTTCCAAATATGAAAGTCTATGTGTCTCTTACTCTTTTAGGAATGTTCAAATGTGGGTAAAAATTAATTTGAATAAAAGAACAAGCTTAAAGTTCAGCTTCATGAAATGCATAAGAAGAAATCAGAAACCCAAGGAGGTTCAACCAAGCACAATATTATGAAAAATAAACTGGAGGCTGACCCGGAATATCTCTTACTTCAACCACAAAAAGAATTTGACCTTCAATTCTAAAATTGCTTTTTAATTTCATTCTTCACCATAGACCAATATTCTACCCATGGCCAAGAATAATCTCACCACAGTGACTGAGTTCATCCTTGTGGGCTTTACCAATCACCCCAATTTAGAGATTCCCCTCTTCATGATATTTCTGAGTTTCTATCTAGTCGCCCTTCTGGGGAATATGGGGATGGTGATTTTGATCCACGTAGATGCCCAACTCCACACTCCAATGTACTTCTTCTTGAGCCATCTTTCCCTATTGGACGCCTGCTATTCTTCAGTCGTCACTCCTCAGATCCTGGCCACACTGGCCACAGGTAAGACAACTCTCTCTTATGGCCAATGTGCTGCCCAGTTCTTTTTTTTCACCATCTGTGCAGGTACCGAGTGTTTCCTACTGGCAGTAATGGCCTATGACCGTTATGTTGCCATTAGAAACCCACTGCTTTATACTGCGGCCATGAATCCCAGAATCTGCTGGAGTTTGGTAATAGGAgcctatgtgtgtggtgtgtcagGGGCCATACTGCGTACTACGTGTACCTTCACCTTGACCTTCTGTGATAACAATCAGATCAACTTCTTCTTCTGTGACCTCCCACCCCTGCTGAAGCTCGCCTGCAGTGACACAAGAAACACGGAGATTATCATTGTCTTCTTTGCCAACTTTGTGATCGTGGTCAATGCTTTGATCATCTTGATTTCCTATCTGTTCATCATCAGGGCCATCCTAAAGATGAAATCTTCGGGTGGCAGGGCCAAAACCTTCTCTACATGCGTGTCCCACCTCACGGCTGTGGCCCTCTTCTTTGGGACTCTCACCTTCATGTATATACGGAGTGGCTCAGAAAAATCCCTGGAAGAAGACAAGGTCGTGTCTGTCTTCTACACTGTGGTCATCCCGATGCTCAACCCTCTGATCTACAGCTTGAGAAACAAGGATGTGAGAGCTGCCTTCAGAAAGGTCACTGGGAGATTCCAGGTGGCCCGGAGCATGTAGGTCTGAGTAGGAGGAACTCTCATATGAGTCCATTATCTCCCTATATCTATATATTCTAAAATATATAAACAATATATAAAACCTATACTCAAAATAGAAGGCAAATAGATACTACTTAGCAATTAACCAAGCATCAAATGTGGTGAATTTTTTTCGCCAATTACATGGTCCTTtcttcattttccctctcttttccaTAGTACATCACTCCTCACTCAACACTTTGCAAACTCAAGTAACTTTCTAACATTACACCTTATGAATTTTCTGGGGGCCTAAAAGGGATTGCATTTATCTTATCCTACTTCAATAATCTTTGCACACATGCTAGATATCCTGCAGTGAATCACTTAGTCTCTTCTAGGCATAATCTTcacaactcccaccaaatgactgggcgaTACAGCAAATGTCAGTGGCCCACAAAGGATGTGGGTTAGCTTGTTAATAATACAAAAAAATTGACATGACATGATTGAGAGGGACTGCTCTTTTGTAGCTACATGCAGTTGTGTTGTGTTGACTCATAGTAAATCTGTGTACAACAGGAAAAAATATTGCTCAGTCCTGAGCCATctacacaattgttatgtttgaacccattgttacagccactgcatcaatccatctcatggaggatcTTCTGATTTATCCTGATCCTTGACAtgaccaaacatgaggtccttcttcaGAGTCTagtctcacctgataacatgtccaaaggaggtGAGATGTAatattgccatccttgcttctaagaggcATTCTggctgtttcttccaagacagatttatttgttccccTGACAATTCatgttatatttaatattctttgccagaaaattaattaattcagaggcatcaattcttcagttttcctcatttattgtccagctttcatgtgtatatgaagcgattgaaaatactgtggcttggatcAGGGACACCTTAGTGTTCAAAGAGATATCTTtgcttttaacttttaaaaagaaggCTTGtgagggaaaagaagtggtgagccaacaaacccagggacaagggaacaccaagagaCCTAAAATTGAGGATGAGGAGTTGCTTACAATGCCGGGTGGAGTTTGATcaggtgcaatgtagccgagaggaagttcagagagctgaatggaggtcaaatatgatagtgggacaagaggaaagtagaaggaaattgaaaaaagaattaggaggcaaaagacatttacgtaagta contains the following coding sequences:
- the LOC142446347 gene encoding olfactory receptor 9I1, encoding MAKNNLTTVTEFILVGFTNHPNLEIPLFMIFLSFYLVALLGNMGMVILIHVDAQLHTPMYFFLSHLSLLDACYSSVVTPQILATLATGKTTLSYGQCAAQFFFFTICAGTECFLLAVMAYDRYVAIRNPLLYTAAMNPRICWSLVIGAYVCGVSGAILRTTCTFTLTFCDNNQINFFFCDLPPLLKLACSDTRNTEIIIVFFANFVIVVNALIILISYLFIIRAILKMKSSGGRAKTFSTCVSHLTAVALFFGTLTFMYIRSGSEKSLEEDKVVSVFYTVVIPMLNPLIYSLRNKDVRAAFRKVTGRFQVARSM